One segment of Rhodospirillaceae bacterium DNA contains the following:
- a CDS encoding methylmalonyl-CoA mutase, which yields MALERLEQQFEKWEKKELATFLNRQPEQKEQFTTFGNFPVKRVYTALDVAETPLEDIGLPGQYPFTRGPYPTMYRGRNWTMRQIAGFGTGEDTNKRFKYLIEQGQTGISTDFDMPTLMGYDSDHPMSIGEVGREGVAVDTLADMEALYADIDLENISVSMTINPSAWIMLAMYYALGQKRGYDPHKLSGTVQADILKEYMAQKEWIYPITPSVRIVRDCITFCAENMKRFNPINISGYHVSEAGSSPVHEVAFTMANTITYVEEVIKTGLDVDVFAPRLAFFFVCQRDFFEEIAKFRAARRVYAKIMKERFGAKNPASMRLRFHCQTAAATLTKPQYKVNIMRTTVQALSAVLGGAQSLHTNGMDEAFAIPTEAAMKIALRTQQVIAEETNVTQVIDPLGGSYFVEHLTTEYEKEIFKILDEIDEKGGTIKLIEEGWFQRHIADFAYETAMKKASGEYPLIGVNKFVEKDEVFDVELHPHDHTTTDRQIAGLKKVRDERDENKVQSLLKELVEVAKDPDKNIMPITVKLVKAGASMGDIVETLRELWGTYRETPVF from the coding sequence ATGGCTCTCGAACGGCTTGAACAGCAATTTGAGAAATGGGAGAAGAAAGAACTCGCCACCTTCCTCAACCGTCAACCGGAGCAGAAGGAACAATTCACCACCTTCGGCAACTTCCCGGTAAAACGCGTCTATACAGCACTCGACGTGGCAGAAACGCCGCTTGAGGACATTGGCCTGCCTGGCCAATATCCCTTCACCCGTGGCCCCTATCCGACCATGTACCGTGGCCGCAACTGGACCATGCGCCAGATTGCAGGTTTCGGCACCGGCGAGGACACGAACAAGCGGTTCAAATACCTGATCGAGCAGGGCCAGACCGGTATCTCTACCGATTTCGATATGCCAACCCTTATGGGATATGACTCAGACCACCCGATGAGCATCGGTGAAGTCGGTCGTGAAGGCGTTGCCGTCGATACCCTGGCCGATATGGAGGCGCTTTACGCCGACATCGACCTTGAAAACATCTCCGTCTCCATGACCATCAATCCTTCGGCGTGGATCATGCTGGCCATGTATTACGCCCTTGGGCAAAAGCGGGGATACGACCCACACAAGCTTTCCGGAACGGTTCAGGCGGATATTCTGAAAGAATATATGGCACAGAAGGAATGGATCTATCCGATCACACCTTCTGTCCGCATCGTCCGCGACTGCATCACCTTCTGCGCCGAGAACATGAAGCGCTTCAATCCGATCAATATTTCCGGCTACCACGTTTCGGAAGCTGGTTCGTCTCCGGTACATGAAGTTGCGTTCACGATGGCGAACACGATTACCTATGTGGAAGAAGTTATAAAAACCGGCCTGGATGTTGACGTATTCGCACCCCGGCTCGCCTTCTTCTTTGTATGCCAGCGTGATTTCTTCGAGGAAATCGCAAAGTTCCGGGCAGCACGTCGGGTCTATGCAAAGATCATGAAAGAACGCTTTGGTGCTAAAAATCCGGCATCCATGCGGCTTCGTTTCCATTGCCAGACGGCCGCAGCGACGTTGACCAAGCCCCAATACAAGGTCAACATCATGCGCACGACCGTTCAGGCCCTTTCCGCCGTCCTTGGCGGCGCGCAGAGCCTGCACACGAACGGCATGGACGAAGCCTTTGCCATCCCGACGGAAGCAGCGATGAAGATCGCCCTTCGCACCCAGCAAGTCATTGCCGAAGAAACGAACGTTACCCAGGTCATCGATCCACTGGGCGGTTCGTATTTCGTCGAACACCTGACGACCGAGTACGAGAAGGAAATCTTCAAGATTCTCGACGAGATTGATGAAAAGGGCGGCACGATCAAGCTGATCGAAGAAGGCTGGTTCCAGCGCCACATCGCCGACTTCGCTTACGAGACGGCGATGAAAAAGGCAAGCGGCGAGTACCCGCTGATCGGGGTAAACAAATTCGTCGAGAAAGACGAAGTCTTCGACGTGGAACTGCATCCCCACGATCACACCACCACGGACCGGCAGATCGCAGGCTTGAAAAAAGTGCGGGACGAACGCGACGAGAACAAGGTTCAGAGCCTGTTGAAAGAGCTCGTCGAAGTCGCCAAGGACCCGGACAAAAACATCATGCCGATCACAGTTAAGCTTGTGAAAGCTGGTGCTTCCATGGGCGATATCGTGGAAACCTTGCGGGAGCTTTGGGGAACCTATCGCGAAACCCCCGTTTTCTAG
- a CDS encoding methylmalonyl Co-A mutase-associated GTPase MeaB yields the protein MTEPDAVRNIPSLDLIDRVVAADIGAIARMITRAEAGKNECRPALAEIYKRTGRAHIVGITGVPGSGKSTLMGKLIAMIRETGRKVAVVAIDPSSPFSGGAILGDRIRMNELAGDKGIFIRSMATRGSLGGLARASLDAVDVLDAAGFDMILIETVGVGQDEVDIVQAAHTTIVVSAPGLGDDIQAIKAGILEIADIHVVSKCDRPDANRTITDLKGMMTLGLSLSGATNWPVPVIATSALKLEGVSELLKAIDQHWEYLGTSGELDKQKKRIAERRMLKTAEEILRDKFQEHRDGKVSTLIEQMMAHETNPYAAAQDLLAEIRMEK from the coding sequence ATGACGGAGCCTGACGCCGTGAGAAATATTCCTTCTCTTGACCTGATTGACCGTGTCGTTGCTGCCGATATTGGCGCCATCGCGCGGATGATCACGCGTGCCGAAGCCGGAAAAAACGAATGCCGCCCGGCCCTTGCCGAAATTTACAAACGCACGGGTCGCGCGCATATCGTCGGCATCACCGGCGTGCCCGGCAGCGGCAAATCCACCCTGATGGGCAAGCTGATCGCCATGATCCGCGAAACAGGCCGTAAGGTTGCCGTCGTCGCGATTGACCCTTCCAGCCCGTTTTCCGGCGGGGCCATTCTGGGTGACCGTATCCGCATGAACGAACTTGCCGGGGATAAGGGAATTTTTATTCGCAGCATGGCAACGCGAGGTTCGCTTGGCGGCCTGGCACGTGCCAGCCTGGATGCCGTGGACGTTCTGGACGCCGCCGGCTTCGATATGATCCTGATCGAAACGGTGGGGGTCGGTCAGGATGAGGTGGACATCGTCCAAGCGGCCCACACGACAATCGTCGTTTCCGCCCCCGGCCTTGGCGACGACATTCAGGCGATCAAAGCCGGCATTCTAGAAATTGCCGACATCCACGTCGTCAGCAAATGTGACCGCCCGGATGCAAACCGGACAATCACCGATCTAAAAGGAATGATGACCCTTGGTCTAAGCCTTTCCGGCGCGACCAACTGGCCGGTCCCGGTCATCGCGACAAGCGCCCTGAAGCTTGAGGGTGTTTCGGAACTCCTTAAGGCAATCGACCAGCACTGGGAGTACCTCGGAACGTCCGGAGAGCTCGACAAACAAAAAAAGCGCATCGCCGAACGGCGGATGCTAAAAACGGCCGAGGAAATCCTGCGTGACAAATTTCAGGAACACCGGGATGGGAAAGTCTCGACACTAATCGAACAGATGATGGCTCACGAAACCAATCCATATGCAGCGGCACAAGACCTTCTGGCCGAAATCCGGATGGAGAAATAG